The Glycine max cultivar Williams 82 chromosome 12, Glycine_max_v4.0, whole genome shotgun sequence genome window below encodes:
- the LOC100797256 gene encoding uncharacterized protein, which yields MMGFEATTPVVAPFSTTQRPDHWKHFDDSVNAVSFGFVATAILISMFLLLAIFERFLRQRSSEANNVATPIDLERQMHFGRKLENLSPKMTIYGRGVLVLMPGEQIPSFIALPAPAPCCREPMSWPIQVQHNSCFRAPSASRRDYNLTTRNMMVHPF from the exons ATGATGGGTTTTGAAGCCACAACTCCAGTGGTGGCACCCTTTAGTACTACTCAGAGACCAGACCATTGGAAGCATTTTGATGACTCAGTGAATGCTGTGTCTTTTGGGTTTGTTGCCACTGCCATCCTCATTTCTATGTTCCTTCTTCTGGCTATCTTTGAGAGGTTTCTTAGGCAAAGATCAAGTGAAGCCAATAATGTTGCAACTCCAATAGATCTTGAACGCCAAATGCACTTTGGTAGAAAGTTGGAAAATCTATCACCCAAG ATGACCATTTATGGAAGAGGAGTATTAGTCTTGATGCCTGGAGAGCAGATTCCTTCATTCATTGCACTTCCTGCTCCTGCACCATGTTGCCGTGAGCCCATGTCATGGCCTATTCAAGTTCAACATAACTCATGCTTCCGTGCACCCTCAGCATCAAGGAGAGACTATAATCTAACAACTAGAAATATGATGGTTCATCCCTTTTGA